The DNA sequence CGCTTTCACTTTGCTCCCTGCCCACCCAGCCAGGACTCTAAAGCTGGTAACGCAGTACCAAGAATGCAGATGCCACCCAAGCAGCTTCTCTAAGCCACCCACTCCCTTGTTGGACTGCAGAGGTGAGACCCCGAAAATCTACTCAGTTGGTGGGGCTGGAAAGCCATGCATGAGCCTCTCCTCTGGCAATGAGGAGTGGTGGGGAGGCACCCTGTGCCGTGAAGACAGGGAACCAACTCCTTTTACTCATCACCCCCTTCTCCCAATCGAGATTCAAGCCCATCTGGGCAAGCCAAAGCTCCTTAGCTTGGCAATGACGCACGTGCAGTGGagtacagaagaaaaccaaacgCTGTGGGAAATAAAGGGAAGCAGGGACTGTGGAGTGGCGGTCACAGGGCTCGTTTCTAACCACTGCCCGTATTGTTAATGGACACTGGCGTGCTGACCCGTGGCAGGAAACTCCCTGTGTGGTTTCTAGGGAGGGTCAGCCCTCTAGGGCTGTCAGGACCTGTAGGGTGCACAAACCCTTAAGCGTGGGGATGAGCTGTCTCTATCACAGCTAggcatggaaaaagaaaaatctgccaAAGTACCCCCCTGCCCCATACAAATGTAATGTTCCCGCCTTTTCTCCAAGCCAAAAGCACTGTCCAGAGGGTGTGGTTCCctacacctggaatcccagcactggggtggatcacaagtttaaggtcttacctgggctacatagaagacTGAAGAAAAAGCCAAGGGAATAATGAGGATGTAGGAAgttgaaagaaaaatggaagtgtGTGGGAAGGATCAAAGCAGAGAGAGACCTGATAAGCACAACTGGGGGATTAAATGAGGTGATAGCTAGGAGAAAGAATGGAGACAAGAAGTGGATAAATTAGCTCCTATAGAATAGTAAATGACTTACAGAAGTGTAAACAAACTGGAGCTTTGAGAAAGTCGCCTCCAGTGAGGTTGGATGAGAAGCAGGGACAGCATTAAAGAGCTTGCCTCCCTCACTAAGCATGCTGCTGAGCACAGAAGGGCCTGTCTCTCTCACCAAGGTCTCCCTCACCAAGCATGCTGCTGAGCACAGAAGGGCCTGTCTCCCTCACCAAGCATGCTGCTGAAGCTCAAGATCTTCTCCAGGGCAGCTCCTACTTCAGCCTTCTCACGAACCATGGCCTCTACCTCACCCACAGCATAGCCGAAGTCTGTCGAATCCAGATCCACTCTGAGCAGTGGCTCCTGTTCATGGGCGCCAGATAAGGCCAGCTTCCAGGAACTTCGTGTAGTTATAAAACTAGCTACTTCCTGCAGCTTCAGGGGACCCAAGACGTCAGGCACACCTGCAGCCTCCggctccccagcccccagcagtTCAAAGAGCTGGGCCACAATTGCAGATTCCGATGTGAGTTCCACATACTCATTGTGGGGTCCTGAGATAGCCGCTCCTCCAGGGCATTTGAGCTCCCATCCACTACCTTCTCGTTGTCGCAGCCAGTGGTCAGACCGCATAAGGCTTAGCTCAGAAGTATCATAGTAGGTGTCTCGGAAGGTGACCCGGTGCTCCAGGATGCCCCCCAACTCCTGCAGCCTTTCCTCTGtgtcaggccctggaacaaactTTCGCTCCACTTCAATCAAGCCCTGGGCCATGCTATCTGCAACACAGTTTGCAAAGAATTCACTGCGTGCTCAAGGGTACAAGTGGTCAGCAGAGACCCCCCTAGTCCTGGATGAACTTAAGAGGCACATACACTGTCTCAGAGCTCTGCCTCAGTGACACAAGGTTCTACTTCGAGATTTCAGCGTGCTGCAATGGTGACAGTCTCCAGTTATATCCTAGTATTGATACTGTCTTCAACCCAAAAGGCTCCTCAGAAAGCAGGCCGTGATGCTGATGACCTTTCAACATCTTTTCTCTACACCTTGCCACCCAGGCCAGTGGTTCACCGCCCGGAATGTCCTGTCATTCTTCTTCGCACAGCACGGACCAGCTGCACCTCAGAACTCTCTTCAAGACCCCAGGGTCTCCCTCTCCTGGGACCCGGAAATGGGGGAAGGGAACCCACGCTACACCCGCGAGGAATGCCGGGAGCAGTCTCCGGCTCCGGACCTTGGCCCAGGCTCTTTACGCGCGGGTCCGGTCCTAGCACCAGCGGCCATATTAGACCGGTATGGCGATGCCGATGGCAAGCTAGGCCCGAGAGGTCTGTTAGGTTACGTGCGACCCAACCCGGCAGGCAAGAGGAGCGAAACCACCCTCTCGCCCGCTGCTCCTCCTGGATCCTTCCTGGAGCCCGGGCATCGGCCAAGATCTCGAGCCTTAGCGTGAGCCTGGCACCCTGGGCCTGATGCATGATGGGAGATGTAGTTCCAAAGGGCCACCTCACCTTTCAGGCCCACCCGTCGCTATGGTGATCAGAAACACGCAATTAGTTGTTGCCAGCGGGACTCTACCTAAAGCTGAACAGGCGGGGATTGGGGGTGGCGAACGTGAAGAGTAGAATACAGGGAGCTTAGGCTCCAGCCCCCGACCCCTCCCAACGTAAACTGTGGGTGGGCCTGATGAGACACAGCCACTCAGATACTGCAGTTTATGGCTGCCCACTAAGAGCTGGCCGGTGGTAATGGTCTGGCGCATGAGTGGAGTAATTCAGTTTAGCCACTTGGAatgtttttatggttttattaattaattaattaattaattaattttgacacaaggatctcatgtaacccaaactagcctggaactcctgatccccttACAGTGAGTGCTGGGTTacatgtgtgagccaccaccatacCCTGCCTCTATCCTGGAATTTTAGAAGGGATCTAATACAAACTGGTACGAATGTTTAGGACAGAGGTGAGTGGGAAACTTTGTATCAGGGGAGGAAGTGATATTTTGAATGTGAGTGAGAGATGTAATGGGGGAGCTGGAGCCATGGTTCAGCAATGAagtgcacttgctgttcttagTAGAGGACCGAGATTAccttcccagcacttacatggcagatcacaacctCAGTTAcgggggatctgacgccctcttctggactcctcggGTACTACAAACAAAatactgaaatttttaaaaaacttaattcgaggaggaggaggggagaggaggagggggaagaaggggaagaagaggaggaggaggaagaggaggaggaggaggaggaggaggaggaggaggaggaggaggaggaggaggaggaggaggaggaagaagaagaagaagaagaagaagaagaagaagaagaagaagaagaatgtgaTGGGACTTTGATACTTTGATTGCTGGAGACCTAGGTGGAAGGAACTGCCTGGGTAAAGGCCCAAAAGCTAGCTACAGCCCCTCGTCAGTATCTAAGCAGACCATGGCTTGAAGTACAGTTGAGGGGCAGGTTGAAAAAGGCTGTGAGTGAGCGCCAGACTAAGCTGTCCATCTCCAGCAGTCCTTGAGCTGGCTTTGTCAGGAGTAAGAGAAGTTGTCGGGCACACTTCTGTAACCCTAGCCTCCGGGACAGCCGAGGCAAAAGGATCACAGCTTGAGGTGAGCCTGAGCTACAGACTGatttccaggccatcctggaaaagacaaacacaaaaacaagtaaaaataaacacagaaagacaTAGGAGTCACCCTCTGTCTGCTTTCGGAAGCAAAGACGGACCCTTAACTTTACCTAATACTGTAGTGCATTTGTAGACTTTAATTTTGTCTGTGCCTCTGAGTGAGGACACTGTCAACCTCTAGACCTGCTTCCATGACAAGTGACAGGTGCAACACCTGCTCCCTTATGTTTCTAGAaacaacgggggggggggggcattctggGAAGGCCCCTGATTTACAGGCATGGCATTTTGAACATGGGATGGCATTACACAAACTGGGGTTTCTGGTCTACTGGGTTAGTATCTTAGAGAACACATAAAATATCAGTGTTCTCTGGGTCAACAAGAATGAAAAGTAAAGCCAAAGATCTGAGTGGGGAGGAAACATCCCCAGACCCCAACTCTTCTCATTAGCCTGAAGCTCATCTGTTCTTTATCGGACTCCAGCAAAACTCAAAGTCGACTGGTTCACACTGCAGACCATCGCCCTTGCACGCGACTTCACCTCCCCAAGTCTCTGCTTTTTCAATGCTCTGCCTCACAATTATATGAAGATTGAAGATTCATTAACAAACACAACTGTTACATGGTAGAAACTCAAGATACCAGTTTCTTCCCCACCCTTAATTTCAGGAGTTTTTGCTAGTGTtgtcatttaagaaaaataatgctATAGTAGCTAGCTTGGGTTCTGGAGTCAGGCCACTGAGGTTTGCATAATGGTACTATTGCTTATTGGTACTACCTGCAATCTTGAGCTGGTAAACCTTGGTTTTCTCTACTGTAAGATGAACTCCTGTATACTCTGTTTTAGAATCTCAGAAATTAGAATATAAAGCATTGATCCGAAGGCTGTGGGCAGCTTACAGAAAACAGCTTGTTCTAATAGtgacttaaaagaaaacacactaaAGATTTCTGTAAGTGGGATAAAGAGGAGGGACCAGTGTTTAAAGGGACCTGCCCTTTTTGCAGAAATAGGATAGACCCAGCGCCTGAGTCAAGGAAGAAGCCGGATGGCAAGGTTGGCCTGCCCTGCCGGAAGATCCTAGCCCCTACCCAGGTCTTTGCGTTCTGGGACGCGGGTAGACTTGGCGCTAGCCGTCTATAGAGGGCGGAGGCCTGTAGACTACAGCTCCCGGCATGCAGTGCGGCGGGCGGGTCGCTGCACCTGCTCAGTGGGGCTGCCCCGGGCGCCTGGGTATTGATTATTCCATTGTGTGGGACGCCTCGGCTCCAGCCAGTGAATGAGGCGGAGGAGTGAGGGCTAGAAGGAGGagggcgaggaggaggaggaggaggagacagggagcaagccagtgccCAGGGTGAATCAATGGAAACCCACTCACGAAGCCGGGAAAACACTTCAGCCGCAGCCAAATAGCattgattattttctttcactTCCCTCACCGccgtgaatttatttatttttccatctccGTCCCCGACGCCCCGGAGCGAGcgctgaagggagggaggaggaggggcaaaAAAGGAATCAACACATCGGAGAAGTCCCTTCCAAGAgccgccccctcccctccccgcctcGCGCTGCTTGGCGGCCGCGGTTCGACTCCCGTCCCTGCTTCCAGCTGAGGTGTAAGTGCATCGATTTCCGATGCTGCTGggttgggttttttcttttttcttttttttttttttttttttttcctcctctgcctctcactCTCCTTCCCTTCTACGCTCTTCCGAATCTCGAGATCGAGGAGAGAGGAGGCGCTGGGAGACTGCTACTGGAGGGAACGGAGAGGGACGggaaggggctgggggaggggacgcGGACGGACAGACAGCCGGGAAGGAAGGGGACAGGAGTGTGGGGAGAAAGGGCGTGCGAGCCGGAATGGGGAAGAGAGGCAGGGGTGGAGAAACGGAGAAGAGAAAGATATGGGCCAGCCGGACAGGCAGAGGGTGGCGAGAGCCTAGACGTACCGCGCCGAGCTGTACCAGGAACGGGGTTCCTGGAGGGAATGGGAGGCTGGGTGAGTGCAAGGGCTCTGAGCTATAGCCGGGAGGGGCCTGCGGCGCAGAGGAGCTCAGCTGGCTGCGGGATGGGGGAGAAACCCGGGCGGGAAGGCTGATAGATGGGCTAGCGCGCCGGGGTGCGGGGTGGAAGCGGGAGTGGATACCTTTAATGTGCATTTTTGCCTGAAGTAGGTGAGGGGAGCCCCATTCACGGTGAAGCATGCCTGCCCTGCTTCTCCTGCTACCCCGACCCTCCACCCGCTCTCCTAAGCCCTTCATCATTTTTTGAGCTCTGGACCACGCTTCTCACTGTGCCCGCGCCCCCACTGATCTGTGGTTGTGCCATTTTTCACTTGGCTCCCCACCCCATCTATATCCAGTTCTGTGTGTCACTGTCTTGACTGTGACACTTCTCATCGGAGTGATCCTTACACGTACCCCTGTTCCTATGTGTCACGCCTAGACTGACTGACGGGTTCGGCCATCCACCGCTCTCCTTCAGGGTCTGTCTGCACAACGGTGGCCTTTTCAGCTACTTTGGAGTTTGCTTATCAGCCATGATTGTGGTAGTCTACGGTCAGGGGCCTGGAAAGTAGGGGGATGGAGCGGATGTGTCTACCCCAATGACTCTAGTGCCCTTTCAGCATGGACACGACAGCCTTCTGTTCACCTTCAGCAGGGAAGCCTTGGAACTTCTGGCATTGTTGATCACCTCGTTTGCCATGTGCCTCGGGTCTCCAGCGTGTCCTCTGCTTTTCCAGGAGCTTTCCACCACAGACCTCGTCCTTGCTGACTTaattctcctcccttcccccactctaCCATTGTATATACATTCTTTACCCACCAGTTTATTTCACCCTGTTTTCGCATCCTTTAGCTGATGCGCCCCCTTGCAGTCTCCATCTTTGTTCCCTTCTCTCCTTGGTCAACCAaagttgggttttttggtttgttgtttttgttttttcatccttTATCCTGTTACCCAGCATTTTAACCCTAGCAGCAGAAGATGCCACAAGCCAAGGGCTGGGTGAGAGATGGGGATTGTGTTTTGTGAAGGCACATAAAAAGGCCAAGAAATCAATTTAATGGGCTTCCAGGGGCATGTAACTCCTTCATCAATCAGTTCCATTATGTCAGTTAACTGTCAACTTTAATTTTGTAAG is a window from the Peromyscus eremicus chromosome 9, PerEre_H2_v1, whole genome shotgun sequence genome containing:
- the Thtpa gene encoding thiamine-triphosphatase isoform X2, which translates into the protein MAQGLIEVERKFVPGPDTEERLQELGGILEHRVTFRDTYYDTSELSLMRSDHWLRQREGSGWELKCPGGAAISGPHNEYVELTSESAIVAQLFELLGAGEPEAAGVPDVLGPLKLQEVASFITTRSSWKLALSGAHEQEPLLRVDLDSTDFGYAVGEVEAMVREKAEVGAALEKILSFSSMLGVPAQEKAPAKLMVYLQLFRPLDYQRLLEANSSGEATGDSTS
- the Thtpa gene encoding thiamine-triphosphatase isoform X1 produces the protein MAQGLIEVERKFVPGPDTEERLQELGGILEHRVTFRDTYYDTSELSLMRSDHWLRQREGSGWELKCPGGAAISGPHNEYVELTSESAIVAQLFELLGAGEPEAAGVPDVLGPLKLQEVASFITTRSSWKLALSGAHEQEPLLRVDLDSTDFGYAVGEVEAMVREKAEVGAALEKILSFSSMLGEGDRPFCAQQHAWSTSTGEGTRQAHGIPAALQASGLSAPAGSEQFRRSHRGLNILTAVYGSRVHFLGGKGTLGSRHPLLDPLCPFPHNRAAFVSSPAGSFTPSQLPFLKPSLTASLIRQMQSVGRPSPLAAKQPPLISARVYRIST